Proteins encoded together in one Quercus lobata isolate SW786 chromosome 3, ValleyOak3.0 Primary Assembly, whole genome shotgun sequence window:
- the LOC115980380 gene encoding high mobility group B protein 10-like → MVKKKKKKLHRIVDIERMNNMQSENKKRVSAKGKINGSQWSDDSVNRGKGKQKQYPMQLQVDSAESFYNRLSELYESWGLNLVFNARETMLDLHLFYKEVTVRGGFHLVTKDRRWDEVAFALKLEGNNMKFHTQLQILYALFLYKFELTYFYREPAKAARASDCSGMKRKSGDNLFDFTTIEDNVVMKKMCKDNAFPLLPGPRTAEPKLSPQTPSKNKETKKRPGAQRGLRTAYHIFMKEECTRLRTAHGDSLERQNVREMALVAWRSLSERERQPYIEESMKERERVKEMATFKEREKMKEMAAFSDCQNLQITKTHETCLDGDYHVTLETEVENFLVPDESTVNLAITMMNDPILQIDCFGSLDVPAEGSNLL, encoded by the exons atggtgaagaagaagaagaagaagctgcaTAGAATTGTTGATATTGAAAGGATGAACAACATGCAAAGTGAAAACAAGAAGAGGGTATCAGCAAAGGGCAAGATCAACGGCTCACAATGGTCTGATGATAGTGTTAATCGTggcaaaggaaaacaaaaacagtacCCCATGCAGCTGCAGGTTGACTCTGCAGAGAGTTTCTACAACAGACTCAGTGAGCTGTATGAGTCTTGGGGGCTGAACCTAGT CTTTAATGCAAGAGAAACAATGTTGGACTTGCATCTCTTTTACAAAGAAGTGACTGTTAGGGGAGGATTTCATCTG GTTACTAAGGATAGGAGATGGGATGAAGTTGCGTTTGCTCTTAAATTGGAAGGAAACAATATGAAGTTTCATACTCAACTTCAAATACTTTATGCACTTTTTCTGTACAAGTTTGAGCTAACTTACTTCTATAGGGAACCAGCAAAAGCAGCTAGAGCTTCAG ATTGCTCAGGAATGAAGCGGAAGAGTGGGGacaatttatttgattttacaACTATTGAAGATAATGTAGTGATGAAGAAGATGTGCAAGGACAATGCTTTTCCATTGTTGCCAG GTCCTAGAACTGCAGAGCCAAAACTGTCCCCACAGACGCCAtccaaaaacaaagagacaaagAAACGTCCAGGTGCTCAACGGGGGCTAAGGACTGCATATCACATCTTCATGAAGGAGGAATGTACTCGACTAAGGACTGCTCATGGGGACAGTTTGGAGCGCCAAAATGTCCGAGAAATGGCACTTGTTGCATGGAGAAGCCTCTCCGAGAGGGAGCGACAG CCATATATCGAGGAAAGTatgaaagaaagggaaagagTGAAAGAAATGGCTACCTtcaaagaaagggaaaaaatgaaagaaatggCAGCCTTCAGCGATTGCCAGAACCTGCAAATTACAAAGACTCATGAGACTTGCCTGGATGGTGACTACCATGTGACTTTGGAAACTGAGGTAGAGAACTTCCTTGTGCCTGATGAATCAACTGTCAACTTGGCCATTACAATGATGAATGACCCTATACTTCAGATTGACTGCTTTGGGTCTCTCGACGTACCAGCTGAAGGATCCAATTTGCTCTAG